A window of Ascaphus truei isolate aAscTru1 chromosome 16, aAscTru1.hap1, whole genome shotgun sequence contains these coding sequences:
- the STAG2 gene encoding cohesin subunit SA-2, with the protein MIAAPEIPTDFHLLQPLDSSLHDMGPLSCNAGPPRESEMHFSSDTDFDDSEAKIPKQGKGKTCKKGRKGAGEKGMGSGIPGGPSWMNGHHQQNGVENMMLFEVVKMGKSAMQSVVDDWIEAYKSNKDVALLDLINFFIQCSGCKGVVSSDMFRHMQNSEIIRRMTEEFDEDSGDYPLTMAGPQWKKFKYSFCEFIGVLVRQCQYSIIYDEYMMDTVISLLTGLSDSQVRAFRHTSTLAAMKLMTALVNVALNLSINMDNTQRQYETERNKIIGKRANDRLELLLQKRKELQENQDEIENMMNAIFKGVFVHRYRDAIAEIRAICIEEIGVWMKMYSDAFLNDSYLKYVGWTMHDKQGEVRLKCLTALQGLYYNRELNSKLELFTSRFKDRIVSMTLDKEYDVAVQAIKLLTLVLQSSDEVLTAEDCENVYHLVYSAHRPVAVAAGEFLYKKLFSCRDPEEEGMMKRRGRLSPNANLVKTLVFFFLESELHEHAAYLVDSMWDCATELLKDWECMNSLLLDDPLNGEEALTDRQESALIEIMLCTIRQAAECHPPVGRGTGKRVLTAKEKKTQLDDKTRITELFAVSLPQLLAKYSVDAEKVTNLLHLPQYFDLEIYTTGRLEKHLESLLRQIRNIVEKHTDTDVLEACSKTYHALCNEEFTIFNRVDIAKSQLIDELADKFNRLLEDFLQEEEEPDEEDAYQVLSTLKRITAFHNAHDLSRWDLFGSNYKLLKTGIENGDMPEQIVIHALQCAHYVILWQLANISESGSTKEALITLKRQMRVFCQICQHYLTNVNTAVKEQAFTILCDVLMIFSHQIVVGGRDALEALMYSPESSLPSELLSFILDHVFIDQDDDNNSADGQQDDEASKIEALHKRRNLLAAFCKLIVYNVVEMNAAADVFKQYMRYYNDYGDIIKETMSKTRQIDKIQCAKTLILSLQQLFNEMLQEHGFNFDRSSPTFSSIKELARRFALTFGLDQLKTREAIAMLHKDGIEFAFKEPSPQGEVHPPLNMAFLDILSEFSSKLLRQDKRTVYAYLEKFMSFQMSLRREDVWLPLMSYRNSLLAGGDDDTMSVMSGMSGRGSSMRNKKTKPATGKRKIPEAEESSSSESMWLNREQTMNTPVMMQTPQLTSTIMREPKRLRPEESYMPVYPMQPEHHQTPLDYNTQVTWMLAQRQQEEVARQQQERAAMNYVKLRTNLQQAIRRNTGLMEDDEEPIVEDVMMSSEGRIEDLNEGMDFDTMDIDLPPSKNRRERTELKPDFFDPASIMDESVLGVSMF; encoded by the exons GGAGTCGGAAATGCATTTTTCGTCCGATACAGACTTTGATGACAGCGAGGCAAAAATCCCGAAGCAAGGCAAAGGAAAA ACGTGTAAAAAAGGAAGGAAAGGGGCTGGTGAAAAAGGAATGGGAAGTGGCATACCTGGCGGCCCTAGTTGGATGAATGGACATCATCAACAAAATGGAGTCGAGAATATGATGCTGTTTGAGGTTGTTAAGATGGGCAAGAGTGCAATGCAG tctGTTGTAGATGACTGGATAGAAGCATATAAAAGCAACAAAGATGTAGCTCTTCTTGATCTCATCAACTTCTTTATTCAGTGTTCGGGATGTAAAG GTGTTGTCAGTAGTGACATGTTCCGTCATATGCAAAATTCGGAAATAATTAGAAGAATGACAGAAGAATTTGATGag GACAGTGGAGATTACCCACTAACCATGGCTGGTCCTCAGTGGAAGAAATTCAAATACAGTTTTTGTGAGTTCATTGGGGTGTTAGTACGCCAATGTCAGTACAGCATTATATATGATGAATATATGATGGACACTGTCATTTCTCTTCTCACTGGACTGTCTGACTCACAAGTCAGAGCATTTCGACATACAAGCACATTAGCAG CTATGAAGTTAATGACAGCCTTGGTTAATGTGGCATTGAACCTGAGCATCAACATGGACAATACACAGAGACAGTATGAGACGGAAAGAAACAAGATAATTGGGAAACGTGCCAATGACAGACTTGAACTATTGCTACAAAAACGAAAGGAG ctACAAGAGAACCAGGATGAAATAGAAAACATGATGAATGCAATATTTAAAGGCGTTTTTGTACATCGATACCG cgATGCTATTGCTGAAATCCGAGCTATATGCATTGAAGAGATTGGTGTTTGGATGAAAATGTATAGTGACGCCTTCCTTAATGACAGTTATTTAAAATATGTGGGCTGGACGATGCATGATAAG CAAGGGGAGGTTCGGCTGAAATGCCTTACTGCTTTACAAGGACTGTATTACAACCGCGAGCTGAATTCCAAACTGGAGCTGTTCACAAGTCGATTCAAG GATAGAATTGTATCAATGACACTTGACAAGGAGTATGATGTCGCAGTGCAAGCAATAAAGCTACTTACTCTTGTTTTACA GAGTAGTGATGAAGTTCTGACTGCTGAAGACTGTGAAAATGTTTATCATCTGGTTTATTCAGCCCATCGGCCAGTAGCAGTTGCAGCTGGAGAGTTCCTTTACAAAAA ACTCTTCAGTTGTCGAGATCCAGAAGAAGAGGGGATGATGAAGCGAAGAGGGAGGCTTAGTCCGAATGCCAACCTTGTCAAGACCCTGGTGTTTTTCTTTTTGGAAAGCGAG TTGCACGAACATGCAGCTTACCTTGTAGACAGCATGTGGGACTGTGCTACTGAGCTGTTAAAGGATTGGGAATGTATGAACAGCCTACTGTTGGACGATCCACTAAATGGGGAGGAGG CATTGACCGACAGACAGGAAAGTGCACTGATTGAAATAATGCTCTGTACGATTCGGCAAGCTGCTGAATGCCATCCCCCTGTAGGAAGAGGAACCGGAAAAAGG GTCCTAAcagcaaaagaaaagaaaacgcaGTTAGATGACAAGACACGAATTACAGAACTTTTTGCAGTATCCCTCCCTCAGCTGTTGGCAAAG TATTCTGTAGATGCAGAGAAGGTGACAAATCTCCTGCACCTGCCACAGTACTTTGATTTGGAAATCTATACAACAGGCAGACTGGAGAAG CATTTGGAGTCATTGTTGCGTCAGATACGTAATATTGTGGagaagcacacagacacagatgtTTTAGAAGCCTGTTCTAAAACGTACCATGCACTGTGCAATGAGGAGTTCACCATTTTTAACAGAGTGGACATTGCAAAGAGTCAGTTAATTGATGAATTGGCAGATAAGTTCAACCGCCTTCTTGAAGACTTTCTGCAAGAG GAAGAAGAGCCAGATGAGGAGGATGCGTATCAAGTCTTGTCAACGTTAAAGAGAATAACTGCTTTCCACAA TGCCCATGATCTCTCAAGATGGGATTTATTCGGCAGCAATTAcaagctgctgaaaactggtattGAGAATGGGGACATGCCGGAGCAG ATTGTGATTCACGCCTTGCAGTGCGCTCACTATGTCATTCTCTGGCAACTGGCAAACATCTCTGAAAGTGGCTCAACCAAG GAGGCGTTGATCACCTTAAAGAGACAAATGAGGGTATTCTGCCAAATCTGTCAGCACTACCTGACCAATGTAAACACTGCTGTAAAAGAACAG GCTTTCACTATCCTGTGTGATGTGCTAATGATCTTTAGCCATCAGATTGTAGTTGGCGGTCGCGATGCATTAGAGGCACTAATGTATTCTCCAGAGTCATCCTTGCCCTCGGAACTACTAAGTTTTATTTTGGATCATGTCTTCATCGACcaggatgatgataataatagcgcag ATGGTCAACAAGACGATGAAGCCAGTAAGATTGAAGCTTTGCACAAAAGGAGGAATTTACTTGCAGCGTTCTGTAAACTTATAGTGTACAATGTTGTTGAAATGAATGCTGCTGCAGATGTTTTCAAACAATACATGAGG TATTATAACGACTATGGAGATATAATCAAAGAAACAATGAGCAAAACAAGGCAGATTGACAAAATACAATGTGCAAAGACTCTCATTCTTAGTTTACAACAG CTTTTCAACGAGATGCTCCAGGAACATGGTTTTAACTTTGACAGATCATCACCAACTTTCAGCAGCATAAAAGAGCTTGCACGACGCTTTGCATTAACGTTTGGACTTGATCAGCTGAAAACCAGAGAGGCCATTGCGATGTTACACAA GGATGGTATAGAGTTTGCTTTTAAAGAACCAAGCCCACAAGGTGAAGTCCATCCACCACTAAATATGGCATTTCTTGACATTCTGAGCGAGTTCTCATCAAAACTCCTGAGACAAGACAAGAGAACGGT ATATGCATACCTGGAGAAGTTCATGTCGTTTCAAATGTCTCTACGAAGAGAAGATGTGTGGCTACCACTCATGTCTTACAGAAACTCTTTGCTAGCTGGAGGTGACGATGACACTATGTCGGTGATGAGTGGCATGAGTGGACGAGGATCTTCAATGAGGAATAAGAAAACAAAGCCAGCGACAGGGAAGCGGAAAATACCAGAAG CTGAAGAGAGCAGCAGCAGTGAGAGCATGTGGCTAAACAGGGAGCAAACTATGAATACGCCGGTCATGATGCAAACGCCACAGCTCACGTCCACTATTATGAGAGAACCCAAGAGGTTGCGACCGGAAGAGAGTTACATGCCAGTCTACCCAATGCAACCCGAACATCACCAAACTCCTCTTGATTACAA CACGCAGGTAACGTGGATGCTAGCTCAGCGACAACAGGAAGAAGTAGCAAGGCAGCAGCAGGAAAGAGCCGCTATGAACTATGTGAAGCTGAGGACTAATCTGCAACAAGCCAT TCGGCGTAACACTGGCCTGATGGAAGATGATGAAGAGCCAATTGTTGAAGATGTAATGATGTCTTCAGAAGGGCGTATTGAAGACCTTAACGAAGGCATGGATTTTGACACGATGGACATAGACTTG CCTCCATCAAAAAACAGGCGAGAGAGAACAGAGCTGAAACCTGATTTCTTTGACCCTGCTTCAATCATGGATGAATCG GTTCTTGGGGTATCAATGTTTTAA